A stretch of DNA from Lotus japonicus ecotype B-129 chromosome 4, LjGifu_v1.2:
CACCTGCatgttaattaatttcaaacaTCACACAAAAGGTCGTGTTTCTTGATGGTGAAATTCATCATTTGTGATTGTGATTCTCTGcaaaatttattgaaaattgCTACCTAAAAACTCTTTCCAAGgcaattttctcaaaatcaaatcaaatcttaCACGCagattttgaaatttgaatcaaTAATAGAAAAATTCACAAAACATAGATTTGTGTCCCATGAATTTCAATCAATGAATTACCcaacagaagagaaaaattaCTCACCGAAAGCAGGGATCCCTATAATTTGTGCGCTGTTGAGAGGAGGCAGAGCCAGGGATTCTTTAGTGAACGAAAACAAACAAGAATGAAATGCTGTTAGCAAAGTAACAAATTGAGTAACTGAGTGAATCGATCGTAACTGACAAGTGAGAATCGAACCTGAGCAGACAAATTTGGGAGCGGTGGAGGGGCAAACGGAAGAGAGTGAGAGGAGCCTCGTCGTGTTGAGAGGGAAACCGAGGATGACAGGGTCGCAGAGAAGGTGGCAGAAGCAGAGGGAGTCCACGGCGATGGCGATGGCGAAGGAGAAGGCGTCGCAGCACGTGGCAGAAGCAGTGTGAGATTAGGGTTTCATGTGTTGAAGATGAACCAAGAACAACAGAAGATGAACCAGTAATGTATGTTTCAATCTTCAAACTAAATCTCACTCAAGGTAAAAACTCATATTAACCATAGGCAACTTTCTAACAATTGCTAAAAAATCCTTATCAAAATTAATATCACAAGTTATTTCGAATTTATAGAAAAAAACGGAAATtgatggaaaataaaaaatctggTATAATAATTGCCACATGTCACATTCCTATTTGACAAACCACATGGAGGCACCACACCCACATTTTCCCACCGGCACCACAGAATTCACCATTGTTAAATTGCTACTTTTGCATCATGGTTAGAAAGGCTGGGCTTCCTAATTTGGTTCCATAATTTTGAAGACATGAAAATCTACAAATAAGTTATATCCTATCAATCTAGATTAATATTTTAGCCTTAAAAATTAGCCAGCCATTTACTCTGTACACTAGGGGAAGAAGCTAAGCCAAATTTTGAGATAGCCCAAattttccagaaaaaaaaaactacttctCTATATGAGTACTTTTCTGTGGGCACAAATCTAACAAATCATATTTAGGCACAATCAATTATGTAATTATATAAACctcattaaaataaaaaaatttaaaaacatgtAATATTTTCCCTAAGCGAGAATCACCTAAAATGAGATTATTTATAACTTACGAGTCTTAGACAACCACTTCCAATTTCATATTTTGTTAGTTACAAAaagttgataattttttttgaaaaatccgTTTGTGTGACTGATAAACAACTAATCAGTCTATTTAaactgatttaatttttttcagaaaaaagtTAGATTATAAAATAATAACCATACATAAATATGTGTTTAATTgtatatatttgatttgattgagaTGCGTATATACTCCTGCAACACTGCAAAATTTTCCAAAAAGATTTACatattctttctttttgttcttttaaaATGCACCACTTCTGGATAAttccaaaaagaaaacaattacGCCTTTTGGAAATTTTTTTGACTGGCCAATAGAAATAAGACATGTCAAGACTAATGGCTCAAGAGCCAATCATAAACAGCCACATCAGCATGAACACACGTGCACCCGACCGATAGCAACAACAACACACACATATACGAAGCGGTAAACAAAAACACACACATACATATGACTCTGAATCAGACTTGATCATCGCTCATGGCAATCGTTCGATGACCCAGATCGGAGACTGCTTTCATTTCGCTACCAAATTGTTCCGTAAGCTGGTAAGCATGATGCATCATCTCTCTTTCTCAGGGCTAGTtagttgaattgaattgaatcatCAGGtgcatttttcactttttcacCATTTCATTTTGATtggtttgattttgattttcttaATGGGTAACCACTTCTGGGTTTGTAATCTAGTTGGTTCTGCACATGAGTAATCagagaagagaatgagataGAAATGCACCCATGGGTAGTTGGGTTAGTGAACTAAACCACATAATCAAAATTCACATTAGCAAAGTGTTTTGGGGATTTAGGGGTTTTAGTTTTACCTGTTTGCCAAGCTTTACTGTGTTATAAAGTTCCAAACTTGCAGGCtggttatgtttttgttttcatttgatttttttttttgagtaatcagagaagaaaatgagatgaaaatgcACACATGGGTAGTTGGGTTAGTGGACTAAACCACATGATCAAAATCTACATTAGCAGAGTGTTTTGGGGTTTAGGGGTTTTACCTGTTTGCTGAGCTGTGCTGTGTTATAAAGTTTCAAACTTGCAGGCTGGTTATGTGTTTTCATGGGGTTTTTTGTTCTCAGGGTTATTAGGTTCTGCTTCCATTTTTCCCAACTCATCAGTTGAAATTATGATATACATTTTATTTTTGCTCATTCTACTTGGGTAGCTTAATCTGCTGTCAAAATGCCAATAGCTGAAATATAACCTGTGAAGATTTCACCTTATGACGTGATTGAATAACTAAAATGcattttttgtttcatttagTCTGGAACTTTTTTTGTAAGTTGCTTGTTTGATTGGCAGTAGCTTCTGATGATTGGGGAGTGATAAGAGGGATAAGTTGATAGGCAAAAGATTATGAGAGCAAAAACACTGTTAGTTTGATATGGAAGCTAATACTATTTTGTAACTTTTGACTTCTGTTTGATGCTGAAACCTGAACTTGGCAATTCATTGCTCAAAAGTTTGTTAAAAGAAGATATGATGGCTAGCATTGGGATCAAACCAATGCTGAATTGATTACACGAGAATTGATTACATAGTGGAATTGATATAAATTCTTTAATAAAAGCTGAATTGATTGTTGGTGATTTTGTTCCAGATAAACAATAGATCTCCAGGAACTTCAAAGAATCCCTGTTGTTCCATGGCTGCACCGTTTTTCTCGACGCCTTTTCAGCCTTATGTTTATCAGGTACTTGCTGCAATTATTTTCCTTGAGGGTAACAAAAATGATTTTAAACTTTTATTGGCTTCAATCATTTGCTTTCTGTTAACCTAGATTCTGGAACTGCTTGGGTGAGTTTGAATACTAAATTTGGACGCATTGATGACTTATCAGCTAGGAactattttgtaaaattgaagtGTCCCAGAAGATTGACTTTGATGTTTAGTGTAGTCTTAAGCTATGTTTAAATTGATAAACGGGTGTGTTTTATTTTCATGCATACTTTTCTAAGGGAAAAAGCTGCCCTTCTTAGTGTGAGGAGGATAAGAAGGTAAGGAGAAGCTAACCTTTTAAATAACCAGCAAACTAGATGCATGACAATGGGTAATCCTGAGTAGTAATCGTAACACACAAATTTAAGAAAAAGGAGAGCTTTTCTTGTTACTTTTACTCATATTCATATATCGATTGTGATACCCTAAATGTTATCGGTTTCTGAGCATTGTTTGTAAAGTGTGTCTTAGTGCCCCTCAACTATTTATGAGATCGCATTCATCattgaaagagaaaaagaacaagaacaaaATACCTGATAATTATCTCAATATCCTTCAtaatctcatgatgatttcttttTTCATGTAATGCTGTTTTAGAGCCCGCAAGATGCAATCATAGCTTTTCAGATTTTAGGGGGCGAAGCTCAGGTCGTTCAGGTATATATGACCATCCTTAATTTAAACTGTTAACTTCATTTTTgcttttcattttatattatcCACAATTGTGTAACATCATACTTCATTTGGTTCTTGCAACACAGATTATGTTGAAGCCAGAAGAGAAAATCATCGCAAAGCCTGGTAAGTTGGTGGGCACTTTTATTCATGGGTCTTTGTAGTTTTCACTGACGATATTTCTAGTCAAACTTCATATGAAGTTTTGTGCTCTGTCCTTTTGAACTGTAAATACAGAACATATGTTTGAATATGATGTTGATGTAAACATGTTTCATGATGTTTATGTTTATGTTTTCCATAGGTAATGATTAATTTGCAATGGAGGGCTTGGGTCAATTATGTTTCCTGATGTTTCTATTTAACATTGCCTATACTTGTGAATAGTTATGACACTTGAGCATCAACTGTTTGCTATACCTATGTTTAATTGTCTTTTTTGATATAAATAAATTGTTCTAATTTGCTTAAAATCTTAAGTTTAAATGATTTCCTTGACGGACAATAATCACTAATAATTTATTCCCTTATAAAAATACTAATAATCCTCTTGTTTTTAAATTCCTCTTGTGACTTTTTGGTTCACAAGCTTGCCAGTAAGCACGTTTGTGATTCTTTTATTTCCTCCCTCATTCTTGAATGGGAAGTGTCATCAAGTATGAGATAATCAGAATCTGAAGTAACTTTTATGGCGTGTCGATATTTGCTGATAATTTCTTTTGGTGTTTTAATAATTATAACCCTAATTTTGATGAATCATGAATGCACTATGTATCTATGCATGCATGCAGATACATCCACAAAATACACACATTTGTTTCTACATGCATACATAACTCACAGTTTGAATTTGCGGATAACAcctattaatattttaattgaatatCTATGCTATTGCAACTGTAGGTTCAATGTGCTTTATGTCTGGATCCATTGAAATGGTAAATGCCTACCTTCCACAGAATGAAGTAGGCATTTGGCAGTGGTTATTTGGCAAATCTATAACTAGCATCCTTCTTCGCAATTCCGGACCAAGTGATGGATTTGTTGGAATTGCTGCACCTTATTTTGCACGAATCCTCCCGGTTTGTACTTCTGTCCAAATCAGTTAAATGATGGGCTGTtacttatcatttttttttaaatcgagAAATTCATCATCTTAATTCTAAAATGTATAGTTATATCTATCTGACTAAATTTCTTTTTATGTGACTGTGTTGATCAAATACAGATTGATTTAGCAATGTTTAATGGAGAGATTTTGTGCCAGGTATAATTAATTTGTTTGTAGCTGTTGTTTGGTTTATTTTAGATactaaaatttgatttttgtggGCTACTGTTTTCTTTTCTAATCTGAGAGCCAGAATACAAATATAACTTTGCTTTGAATTTTCTGTAGCCAGATGCATTTCTTTGCTCTGTCGGTGATGTGAATATCAGCAACACAGTTGATCAGAGGGGGCGGAATGTTGTTGTT
This window harbors:
- the LOC130715343 gene encoding uncharacterized protein LOC130715343, which translates into the protein MTQIGDCFHFATKLFRKLINNRSPGTSKNPCCSMAAPFFSTPFQPYVYQSPQDAIIAFQILGGEAQVVQIMLKPEEKIIAKPGSMCFMSGSIEMVNAYLPQNEVGIWQWLFGKSITSILLRNSGPSDGFVGIAAPYFARILPIDLAMFNGEILCQPDAFLCSVGDVNISNTVDQRGRNVVVGAEGFLRQKLTGQGLAFILAGGSVVQKNLEIGEVLAVDVSCIVAVTSTVNVQIKYNGPARRTMFGGDNVVTALLTGPGMVFIQSLPFQRLSQRIARAVTSPNMRENPKFFIQIAVFLFLAYVVIVSSLLLTDV